In Mytilus edulis chromosome 7, xbMytEdul2.2, whole genome shotgun sequence, a single genomic region encodes these proteins:
- the LOC139483368 gene encoding uncharacterized protein, whose protein sequence is MTADKLDLNYGSHICEPCTARGKTPTALQWCTECEEALCSECTEVHKVQKVSRSHHLVEISKIPSKIPLSQNCTIHQHLPFDYFCVDHDVICCKECLPNDHRACKNVTSIDIASKSSKQSQSFLDYEEHLSFLSEALEKLKNNRKENSSRIELEESKIRNEIAKAKENVFKRLEALEKSLLKQLTELKDKDMTAIKRQEKGLGELVTSTNDQKKDLKFIRDHGSEKQAFITIHSSKPILDDIENKVKQLTESFVDTSLKFIEKHSKEYLTDIGSIEFKETPSSVSTVPYKQRQSNVTVVLKQSITSLIYLYDIDMKGEELNMVTGITISDYNTLIFCDAITNKVFFCDKNDAYQSSISFHKDPWDIAAIPGTTTAVMSSNSTPYIQLIDIDTQQILKQVEVKQGECWGVAATKENICIGSKGKIYVLDLRGHFVKTIRLKNIDHYVNYISVCSNVNICYSPINEVQCITSAGEPVFTYTSPDLRDARVIQIDDAGNIYVLGHDSQSIHKLTCSGTLLDILLKDNLSKPYAFCFSKDLAKCYIANDGGSKVSVYKTE, encoded by the exons atgacggctgacaaattggacctc aactATGGCAGCCATATATGCGAACCGTGCACTGCGCGTGGTAAGACTCCAACAGCATTACAATGGTGTACCGAATGTGAAGAAGCCCTTTGTTCCGAATGTACAGAAGTTCACAAGGTTCAAAAAGTTTCTCGAAGTCACCATTTGGTTGAGATAAGTAAAATACCGAGCAAAATTCCTCTATCGCAAAATTGTACAATACATCAACATTTgccttttgattatttttgtgttgatcATGATGTTATTTGTTGTAAAGAATGTTTACCAAACGACCATCGAGCATGCAAGAACGTCACATCAATTGATATAGCATCAAAGAGTTCTAAGCAATCACAGTCATTCCTTGATTATGAAGAACATTTGAGCTTTCTTTCAGAAgcattagaaaaattgaaaaacaatcgGAAGGAAAATAGTAGTCGAATAGAACTAGAAGAATCTAAAATTCGGAACGAAATAGCGAAAGCAAAAGAGAATGTCTTCAAACGTCTGGAAGCTTTAGAAAAATCGCTTCTGAAACAACTTACCGAATTGAAGGACAAAGATATGACTGCTATAAAGCGGCAGGAGAAAGGATTAGGTGAATTAGttacatcaacaaacgaccaaaagaaagatttaaaatttattagAGATCATGGTTCTGAGAAACAAGCATTTATTACAATTCATTCGTCCAAACCAATCTTAGATGACATTGAAAACAAAGTTAAACAGCTGACAGAATCGTTTGTAGACACCAGCCTAAAGTTTATAGAAAAGCATTCGAAAGAATATTTAACGGATATCGGTTCAATAGAATTTAAGGAAACTCCTAGTTCAGTTTCAACTGTCCCTTACAAGCAGAGGCAGTCAAATGTTACAGTCGTTCTGAAGCAAAGCATTACCTCGCTCATCTATCTCTATGACATCGACATGAAAGGAGAGGAGTTGAATATGGTAACTGGCATCACAATATCAGATTATAACACATTGATTTTTTGTGATGCTATtacaaacaaagtttttttttgtgataagaATGATGCCTACCAATCATCTATCAGCTTTCACAAAGATCCATGGGATATAGCAGCTATACCAGGAACAACCACTGCTGTTATGTCTAGTAATTCTACACCGTACATACAGTTGATCGATATAGATACACAGCAAATATTAAAGCAGGTAGAAGTGAAACAAGGTGAATGTTGGGGTGTTGCTGCTACAAAAGAAAACATATGTATCGGATCTAAAGGGAAAATATATGTTCTAGACTTACGTGGACATTTTGTTAAAACAATACGTTTGAAAAATATAGATCATTACGTTAATTACATTTCCGTTTGCTCAAATGTAAACATCTGTTATTCCCCCATCAATGAAGTACAATGCATAACGTCAGCTGGAGAACCTGTTTTCACCTATACTTCTCCTGATCTTAGAGATGCACGAGTCATTCAAATTGATGATGCCGGCAACATATATGTTCTTGGACACGATTCACAAAGTATTCATAAGTTGACGTGTTCTGGAACATTATTAGACATCTTATTAAAGGATAATTTGTCCAAGCCTTATGCATTTTGTTTCAGTAAGGATCTTGCTAAATGTTACATTGCGAATGACGGTGGATCAAAAGTCTCAGTCTACAAGACTGAGTAA